In Desulfomicrobium macestii, the DNA window TCAAGGAACTCGTGCCGCCCATCATGGAGCACAGCCGCGAACTTCAGATGGACCCGGAACACATGGCGAGCCACAAGTGGTTCAAGTACCTGAAGGTCACGCCCAAGGCCGAGCAGATCTGGGATGAAAACAGAAGAATCAAGCCCGTCGCAACTGCCGGCTAGCGACGGATTTACAGGCATTTTTTATCAGGGCTTTGGTCACCAACCAGAGCCCTGATTTTTTTGATCAATTGAAACAACCCAAATAATGAGCATAAAAATGTGCTTTAGTTATAAAGGCAGACTGATCAAAACCAACTCGCAGAAATTTATTGGCCTTTGATTGACACTGCCCTGAAAGCAAACAAAAAAATGTACAATCGTATTTTTCGCATTACCTATGTGCATGATGATTTTGATCAGCAATAACCACAAGGAGTAGCACCATGAAGAAAATCAACTTGTTCGAAGCCAACGGATTCAACGACCTTGGCCTGAAGAAGCTATTGGTCCACGAATCTCCCTATTTCAAAATCCTGAACTTCAACTTCCGGGCGGGACAGCAATTGCCCATCCACTCTCATGACCTTGAGGGTCAGCTTTCAATTCTCATCCTGGAAGGCGAAGGTGAATTTCTGGCGAAAGACGGGACTTTACCGGCCAAAGCCGGCGATGTTCTCGTCTGCGACATTGCCGTACCCCACGGGATCAGGGCGATCACTGACATGCGCACCGTGGTCACCATTGCCCCGCCTATTTGAACGAAGACTAAAGGATCGATGGAAAAAGTCGGTCGCGTCTGCCGACTGTCGGTTTACGCAACACAATCAATCAGGATCCTGGTCGGCCGCCAGGATCCTGATTGCATTCTGAGCATGTGAAGAATATCAATTGTCAAATTTAATAATCGGCAACACATCAAGGGTGGCTCTGCATGAATGTCCACATACTGCAACATGTTGCTTTTGAAGGAATAGGAAGTA includes these proteins:
- a CDS encoding cupin domain-containing protein — translated: MKKINLFEANGFNDLGLKKLLVHESPYFKILNFNFRAGQQLPIHSHDLEGQLSILILEGEGEFLAKDGTLPAKAGDVLVCDIAVPHGIRAITDMRTVVTIAPPI